A genome region from Macaca nemestrina isolate mMacNem1 chromosome 15, mMacNem.hap1, whole genome shotgun sequence includes the following:
- the LOC105495713 gene encoding tuftelin-interacting protein 11, protein MSLSHLYRDGEGRIDDDDDERENFEITDWDLQNEFNPNRQRHWQTKEEATYGVWAERDSDDERPSFGGKRARDYSAPVNFISAGLKKGAAEEAELEDSDDEERPVKQDDFPKDFGPRKLKTGGNFKPSQKGFAGGTKSFMDFGSWERHTKGIGQKLLQKMGYVPGRGLGKNAQGIINPIEAKQRKGKGAVGAYGSERTTQSMQDFPMVDSEEEAEEEFQKELSQWRKDPSGSKKKPKYSYKTVEELKAKGRISKKLTAPQKELSQVKVIDMTGREQKVYYSYSQISHKHNVPDDGLPLQSQQLPQSGKEAKTPGFALPELEHNLQLLIDLTEQEIIQNDRQLQYERDMVVNLFHELEKMTEVLDHEERVISNLSKVLEMVEECERRMQPDCSNPLTLDECARIFETLQDKYYEEYRMSDRVDLAVAIVYPLMKEYFKEWDPLKDCTYGTEIISKWKSLLENDQLLSHGGQDLSADAFHRLIWEVWMPFVRNIVTQWQPRNCDPMVDFLDSWVHIIPVWILDNILDQLIFPKLQKEVENWNPLTDTVPIHSWIHPWLPLMQARLEPLYSPIRSKLSSALQKWHPSDSSAKLILQPWKDVFTPGSWEAFMVKNIVPKLGMCLGELVINPHQQHMDAFYWVIDWEGMISVSSLVGLLEKHFFPKWLQVLCSWLSNSPNYEEITKWYLGWKSMFSDQVLAHPSVKDKFNEALDIMNRAVSSNVGAYMQPGARENIAYLTHTERRKDFQYEAMQERREAENMAQRGIGVAASSVPMNFKDLIETKAEEHNIVFMPVIGKRHEGKQLYTFGRIVIYIDRGVVFVQGEKTWVPTSLQSLIDMAK, encoded by the exons ATGTCATTGTCCCACTTGTACCGGGATGGGGAAGGCCgcattgatgatgatgatgacgagcGGGAGAACTTTGAGATCACTGACTGGGATCTCCAGAATGAGTTCAACCCCAACCGACAGCGCCACTGGCAGACCAAGGAAGAAGCCACCTACGGGGTGtgggcagagcgagactcagaTGATGAGAGGCCCAGCTTTGGAGGCAAACG GGCCCGTGACTACTCTGCGCCGGTCAACTTCATCAGTGCAGGACTCAAGAAAGGGGCAGCGGAGGAGGCAGAGTTGGAAGATTCTGATGATGAAGAGAGACCTGTTAAGCAGGACGACTTTCCTAAGGATTTTGGACCAAGGAAGTTAAAAACG GGTGGCAATTTTAAGCCCAGCCAGAAAGGTTTTGCAGGAGGAACCAAATCTTTCATGGACTTCGGCAGCTGGGAAAGACACACAAAAGGAATTGGACAGAAGCTTCTTCAGAAGATGGGCTACGTCCCTGGACGGGGCCTCGGGAAGAATGCACAAG GTATCATTAACCCAATCGAAGCCaagcagagaaagggaaaaggtGCTGTGGGGGCTTATGGATCCGAGCGCACCACGCAGTCAATGCAAGACTTCCCTATGGTTGACTCAGAGGAAGAAGCTGAAGAG GAGTTTCAGAAGGAGCTGAGCCAGTGGAGGAAAGACCCAAGTGGAAGCAAGAAGAAGCCCAAATACTCTTACAAGACCGTGGAAGAGTTGAAGGCCAAGGGCAGGATTAGCAAGAAGCTCACTGCTCCCCAGAAGGAGCTTTCTCAAGTCAAG GTCATAGACATGACAGGCCGGGAGCAAAAGGTCTACTACAGCTACAGTCAGATCAGCCACAAGCACAACGTTCCCGATGATGGGCTGCCGCTGCAGTCCCAACAGCTGCCACAGTCTGGCAAAGAGGCCAAGACCCCGGGCTTTGCGCTGCCCGAGCTGGAGCACAACCTGCAGCTGCTCATTGACCTCACGGAGCAGGAGATCATCCAGAATGACCGGCAGCTACAGTATGAGCGGGACATGGTGGTCAACCTCTTCCACGAGCTGGAGAAGATGACCGAGGTCCTGGACCATGAGGAGCGGGTCATCTCCAACCTCAGCAAGGTCCTGGAGATGGTGGAGGAGTGCGAGCGGCGGATGCAGCCCGACTGCAGCAACCCCCTCACCCTGGACGAGTGTGCCCGCATCTTCGAAACCCTGCAGGACAAGTACTATGAGGAGTACAGGATGTCCGACCGTGTGGACCTCGCCGTGGCCATCGTCTATCCACTCATGAAGGAGTACTTCAAGGAGTGGGATCCCCTCAAA GACTGCACTTACGGCACCGAGATAATCTCCAAGTGGAAAAGCCTCCTGGAGAATGACCAGCTCTTGTCTCACGGCGGACAGGACCTCTCGGCAGATGCCTTTCACAG GTTGATATGGGAAGTCTGGATGCCTTTTGTTCGAAATATTGTCACTCAGTGGCAGCCAAGGAACTGTGACCCGATGGTGGACTTTTTGGATAGTTGGGTGCACATCATTCCTGTGTGGATCTTAGATAACATACTGGACCAACTCATCTTCCCCAAGCTGCAAAAGGAG GTGGAAAACTGGAACCCGCTCACAGACACTGTTCCCATCCACTCTTGGATCCACCCATGGTTGCCCCTTATGCAGGCACGGCTGGAGCCGCTCTATTCCCCCATCCGTAGCAAGCTGTCCAGTGCCCTGCAGAAGTGGCACCCCAGTGACTCCTCTGCCAAGCTTATCCTCCAGCCCTGGAAGGATGTCTTCACTCCTGGCTCCTGGGAAGCATTCATGGTCAAAAACATAGTGCCCAAGCTGG GGATGTGTCTTGGTGAGCTAGTCATTAACCCCCACCAGCAGCACATGGATGCATTCTATTGGGTGATCGACTGGGAAGGGATGATCTCTGTCTCTAGTCTGGTGGGACTTCTTGAAAAGCACTTCTTCCCCAAGTGGCTTCAG gTGCTGTGCTCTTGGCTCAGTAACAGCCCAAATTATGAGGAGATCACCAAGTGGTACCTGGGTTGGAAGTCTATGTTCTCAGACCAAGTGCTGGCACATCCATCTGTCAAGGACAAATTTAACGAGGCACTTGATATCATGAACCGGGCGGTGTCCTCCAATGTTG GTGCCTACATGCAGCCAGGCGCGCGGGAGAACATTGCCTATCTCACCCACACGGAGCGGAGGAAGGACTTCCAGTACGAGGCCATGCAGGAGAGGCGGGAGGCTGAGAACATGGCCCAGAGGGGCATTGGCGTGGCCGCCAGCTCTGTGCCCATGAACTTTAAGGACCTCATTGAGACCAAGGCTGAGGAGCACAACATTGTCTTCATGCCCGTCATTGGGAAGCGACACGAAGGGAAGCAGCTCTACACCTTTGGCCGCATTGTGATCTACATCGACCGGGGAGTGGTCTTTGTCCAGGGCGAGAAGACATGGGTGCCCACCTCACTGCAGAGCCTGATCGACATGGCCAAGTGA